Genomic DNA from Mycobacteroides chelonae CCUG 47445:
GCCGAGCATCAGATTCTGCAGGTTGGTGGAGATCGCCGAGCGCTTCTCGCCCATCACCCGACGTTCGGTCACTCTGGTGCCACCGGCCGCGGTGGGCTCCAGCTCGTAGCTCCACTCGCTGAGGTTGTCTTTGACGTGCCAGGCCAGCCGCTTGTTGGGCTCGACAGCGGTCAGCACGGCGCGTGTCGGCCATACCTTCCAGCCCTTGCGGTTGTAGTTGACGACATTGGTGCCCGCCTGCACAGGTCCTCGCACGAACATCTTGCGGGTCTGTGGGCTCCACCGCGGCATGTTGTCCAGATCGGCGATCAATCCCCATACCTTCTCTACCGGCGCATCGATCTCGACGGCGGTTTCCAGCAGTGATGCGTTGGGCATGAGATTGCTCCTCTTTCCGGGATATTGCGGGGTTGATGCGGCTACAGGCCGGTTTGTGCGCCGCGTGAGCCGCGCCGCACTGCACGAACTTGTAGCAGGACGATGGTGGTGCCCAGCGCGCCGGTACCCAGCCCGGCAAGCGTTATGGGACGCCAGCTCTCGAGCGCGGGAATGGTGAAGGCAAAGATGTTGGCAATGAGCCACAGCACTGTGCCTGCGACGACAACCGGCCACGGATTGAGCAGTGCGGCCGGGAGCGGGGGCGGTTGGGGCGCGGGGGTGTCCACTAGATGCGCAGCATACGTGGCACGAACTACACCGGGCTAGGTCCCTGTGAAAGCCCTGGACGTGCCGTAAGGTTTGGGCCGTGAGCGACCCTGATGCCCGGTTGGCCAGCGATCTGTCGCTTGTTGTCATTCGCCTGGCCCGGCATCTGCGGTTCCGGCGCGCGGATTCGCCGGTCTCGTTGACGCAGTTGTCGGCATTGGCGACGTTGCTTAACGAAGGGGCGATGACCCCGGGTGCGTTGGCCGCCCGCGAGCGCGTGCAGCCGCCGTCGATGACGCGCGTGATCGCCTCGTTGGCCGAGCTCGGGCTGGTGGAGCGCTCGGCGCATCCGACCGACGGCCGCCAGGTAGTTGTCTCGTTGTCGGAGGCGGGCGCCGATATCGTGCAGGCCGATCGCAGCGCCCGCGAGGAATGGTTGCGCGAGCACCTGGACGATTTCACCCCGGAGCAACGAGCGGTGCTGCGGCAGGCGACCGACCTGCTGTCGGCGCTGGTCAATGAAAACGGTTAGCTGACAATCTCGTTAGTCTCTAAAATGATTCACCGTGGCTGACCGCGGCGGGATATTCGTATCGCTGCGCACACGTAACTACCGGCTATGGATCAGCGGTCAGATGGTGTCGCTCGTCGGCACCTGGATGCAGCGCGTGGCGCAGGACTGGCTGGTGCTGGACCTCTCGCACGGCAACGCCTTCCTACTCGGTGTGGTCATGGCGCTGCAGTTCGGGCCGACGCTGTTGCTCTCGGTGTGGGGAGGAATGCTGGCCGACCGCTATGACAAGCGGCGGATGCTCATGCTGACCCAGGCACTGATGGCGCTGTTCGCGTTGACCGTGGGGCTTCTGCAGGTCACCGGCCTTGTCCGGATCTGGCATGTGATGGCGGTGGCCTTCGCGATGGGATGCGCCGCGGCGATCGAGGCACCCACCAGGCAATCCTTCACCATTGAGATGGTGGGTCCGGAGCATCT
This window encodes:
- a CDS encoding SRPBCC family protein, which produces MPNASLLETAVEIDAPVEKVWGLIADLDNMPRWSPQTRKMFVRGPVQAGTNVVNYNRKGWKVWPTRAVLTAVEPNKRLAWHVKDNLSEWSYELEPTAAGGTRVTERRVMGEKRSAISTNLQNLMLGGTEVFDEALLEGMRTSLARIKAAAEGV
- a CDS encoding DUF2530 domain-containing protein, with the translated sequence MDTPAPQPPPLPAALLNPWPVVVAGTVLWLIANIFAFTIPALESWRPITLAGLGTGALGTTIVLLQVRAVRRGSRGAQTGL
- a CDS encoding MarR family winged helix-turn-helix transcriptional regulator — translated: MSDPDARLASDLSLVVIRLARHLRFRRADSPVSLTQLSALATLLNEGAMTPGALAARERVQPPSMTRVIASLAELGLVERSAHPTDGRQVVVSLSEAGADIVQADRSAREEWLREHLDDFTPEQRAVLRQATDLLSALVNENG